A genomic window from Providencia alcalifaciens includes:
- a CDS encoding YajG family lipoprotein — protein sequence MLRKLCFPLFALFLLAGCTAPSNTLSLEPKIALPAKNPTLNATSISVSSVDNRTNRSLAEINRNGTLEVLNPSRDPRYLMQEAVEKQMAARGFMVTSPANINLVVQLNKLSTQVSEGSLRHNITVNSSVVVNATAPNGSTKSRSYSRNYNTQGALGATNEKIAAAINLALSDLISDMAKDQELADFIRQNSRY from the coding sequence ATGTTAAGAAAACTGTGTTTTCCACTTTTTGCGTTATTTCTATTAGCGGGCTGTACTGCGCCGTCTAATACGCTGTCCCTCGAACCTAAAATTGCATTACCAGCCAAAAACCCGACGCTCAATGCGACTTCAATTAGTGTAAGTAGCGTTGATAACCGTACAAATCGCTCATTGGCTGAAATTAATCGAAATGGTACTTTAGAGGTGCTCAATCCCTCTCGCGATCCCCGTTATCTAATGCAAGAAGCAGTAGAAAAGCAGATGGCCGCTCGTGGTTTCATGGTGACTTCTCCCGCCAATATCAACTTAGTGGTTCAATTAAACAAATTGAGCACCCAAGTGAGCGAAGGAAGTTTACGCCATAATATTACGGTTAATTCCAGCGTTGTCGTGAATGCTACCGCGCCAAATGGCTCAACCAAAAGCCGGAGTTATAGCCGTAATTACAATACCCAAGGTGCATTAGGCGCAACCAATGAAAAAATAGCTGCGGCGATTAACCTTGCTTTAAGTGATTTAATTTCAGATATGGCGAAAGACCAAGAACTGGCCGATTTTATCAGACAAAATTCACGATATTAA
- the bolA gene encoding transcriptional regulator BolA has translation MDANMPQTMQSRVSEKLQSAFEPEHMEVINESHQHNVLPGSESHFKVVLVSDKFENKRMIGRHREIYAILADELAGGIHALALHTYTPKEWNELASTVLKSPACRGVGGVNR, from the coding sequence ATGGACGCCAATATGCCACAAACTATGCAGTCTCGCGTGAGTGAAAAGCTACAGTCTGCATTTGAACCTGAACACATGGAGGTGATTAATGAAAGTCATCAACATAATGTGTTACCTGGTTCAGAGAGCCATTTCAAAGTGGTTTTAGTCAGTGATAAATTTGAAAACAAACGTATGATTGGTCGTCACCGTGAAATCTATGCTATTTTGGCTGACGAGCTTGCAGGTGGGATCCATGCTTTAGCATTACACACTTATACGCCGAAAGAGTGGAATGAATTAGCGAGTACAGTGCTAAAATCACCTGCTTGTCGTGGTGTTGGTGGTGTGAATCGCTAA